The segment GTAAATGACCTCCTCGCCCGGGTTCAGCAATGACGTGCCCAGCATGTGGATGATCTCATCGGAACCGCGGCCGATGATGATGCCCTCGGGGTCCACGGAGTAGAACTCGCCCAAGACGGCGCGCAACTCGGTCCAGTTGGGGTCGGGGTAGATGTAGACGTCCTGGAGCGCTGCGCTCATGGCCTCGATGGCCTTGGGTGACGGCCCCAGCGGGTTCTCATTTGAGGCCAGCTTGGTGACTTCGGTGATCCCCAGTTCCTCCATGACTTCACGGGAGGATTTCCCCGGGGAGTATGGGGTGATTGTCTTGACGTTCTCGCGAACCAGATCCCAAATACCGGCCAATTCAGTCACTCTTTCGGTTTGGTGGCTTTTCCGCCTTCTGTAGCTTCGCGGCGCTTATATGTGTAGCACAAAAAGGACATACTGGCAATTCGCCGGTAGCTTCGACTGAAAAGAATATCTGTTCGATAAAACACTTGACTCTGAATCGGAAATGTTTAGAATGAGCGTTCGATAAATCAGAGCGCCTTTGGGGGGCGTCGGAAATGCAGATGGCATCACTCGAAGCCTGCGGGGCACATCCAGACTTGCTGAAGACCTGGTCGATGCAGTACGGAGACGAGCTCCTGCCGATCCAGGAGAAGGCTGTGCTCGACGGGCAAGTCCTGGCCGGCAAGAGCATCGTGGGCTGCGGCCCCACCGGTTGTGGCAAGACCTTCATCGGTGAGATGGCCGCAACCCATGCCGCGACCCATGCACGCCGCACTGTCTACCTGGTTCCGACAAAGGCTCTTGCTGAAGCGAAGTACCACCAGTTCTCCCAGGCTTACCGCTCGCTGGGTCTGCGGGTGGACATTTCCACCGCTGAACGGCGGGGCGCAGACAGCAGGCTGTCTCGGGGCGACTTCGACGTCCTCGTGACGGTACCCGAGAAGCTCTGGGCGCTGGTGCTGGACTCGCCGGGGCTCGTGGGGACCGTGGGTACGGTGGTAGCCGACGAACTTCAGGTGGTGGGCGACCCCGACCGCGGCCCATGTCTGGAGTTGATCCTGGCGAGATTCCGGCAGGTCCCGTCCATCCAGATTGTTGGGCTGTCTGCAGTGCTGAGTAACGGGCCGGAGCTGGCCGACTGGCTCGGGGCGCGGCTCATCCAGGAGCGTCGCAGGCCCGTGGAGCTTCGCAAGGGCATCTGGAGTGACGGCGTGTTCCGGTACCTGGAGCACAATTCTGGTCTTGCGTCGTGGGAGGAGTTGCCGGCGTCTGTACACGAGGACATGTCCCCGCTCGAGGCCGCGGCGTGTCTCGCAGGCCGGTTGGCACAGCAGGGCGAGTCGACCCTGCTTTTCGTGCCGGACCGCCTCAGCACCGTGCGCGGGGCACAGATGATCGCCGATGAACTGGGCTCCGGAGGTGCGCAGGCGGCCCTGGACGCCCTGGGAGAGCTAACGCCGACGCGGGCGGTGGTTGAACTGCGCGAACTGCTCCAGTGTGGCGTCGCGTTCCACAATGCGGATCTACACTTCGCGGAGAGACAGGTGATCGAGCAAGCCTTTGCAGCAGGCGAGATTCGCTGCCTGGTCTGCACCACCACGCTTGCGGTCGGCGTCAATCTGCCCGCACGGAATGTGATCGTGGACCCCCGGAAATGGTGTGCCGTGGGAAGTGGACGTCCCACCCTGGCCCCCATGGGTCGCGCGGAGTTCGAGAACATGGCTGGGCGGGCCGGCCGGCTGGGGTTCGTTGATCAATTCGGCCGCGCGATTCTCCTGGGCGAAGCCGGGTTCGCTTCCGACTGTCTCCTGAAACGGTACATCGAGGCAGAAGCGGAACCGGTGGTTGGTCAGGTTTTCCAGTTGCCCCCGCTGCGCCGTCTGGTGCTCTTGAAAGCCCTGGAGCATGCCGGTGACCCCCTGCCGGGCAGCCTGCGACTGCTCTCCGTGAGTGAAGACCGGGTAGAGACGCCTGAGGAGACATGGGCGACGGAGACGGCGGTGAAGTGGGGACTGGCTGAGGAAGGGGCCTTCGGTGATGGCCTCCTGCTCACCGGAGCAGGGCGTGCCGCCGCAGCTTCGGGGCTCGCGGTGGAAAGCGTGGGACGCTTCCTGGTCTGGCTCCGTGAATCCGGTCGCGCTCCGAGCAACACGGAAGCCCTGATCCTGGCTTCGCAGAGTCGGGAGGCGAGAGAGGTCCCGCTGCCACAGGCACGCCCGGATCAGCCCTGGCGTGGGGCTCTCGAGCACCACTTGCGACGCGGGGGCGCCTGGTCGGAAAGTCTGGGCGAATTGGTGTCCCACGGCCTGTCACGGGCGGACGACTGCGAGCACGCCGCACGCGTAGCTCTGATCGTCGCGCACTGGATCGGTCACGGCGCAAGCGGTGAACTGGAAGAGCAGACCGG is part of the Armatimonadota bacterium genome and harbors:
- a CDS encoding DEAD/DEAH box helicase, which encodes MASLEACGAHPDLLKTWSMQYGDELLPIQEKAVLDGQVLAGKSIVGCGPTGCGKTFIGEMAATHAATHARRTVYLVPTKALAEAKYHQFSQAYRSLGLRVDISTAERRGADSRLSRGDFDVLVTVPEKLWALVLDSPGLVGTVGTVVADELQVVGDPDRGPCLELILARFRQVPSIQIVGLSAVLSNGPELADWLGARLIQERRRPVELRKGIWSDGVFRYLEHNSGLASWEELPASVHEDMSPLEAAACLAGRLAQQGESTLLFVPDRLSTVRGAQMIADELGSGGAQAALDALGELTPTRAVVELRELLQCGVAFHNADLHFAERQVIEQAFAAGEIRCLVCTTTLAVGVNLPARNVIVDPRKWCAVGSGRPTLAPMGRAEFENMAGRAGRLGFVDQFGRAILLGEAGFASDCLLKRYIEAEAEPVVGQVFQLPPLRRLVLLKALEHAGDPLPGSLRLLSVSEDRVETPEETWATETAVKWGLAEEGAFGDGLLLTGAGRAAAASGLAVESVGRFLVWLRESGRAPSNTEALILASQSREAREVPLPQARPDQPWRGALEHHLRRGGAWSESLGELVSHGLSRADDCEHAARVALIVAHWIGHGASGELEEQTGVPAGRAAALCAAVGWAIQCIARLAKEYRADPLDVQRLERFGEAVSASLPEECLELHRLRIPALQRDHALVLMGHGISNKAAIAAATDEQLRAVLPDSLVAVLRRVAGCPTSPEALSETAGEASNESGAREQDTEGVPLLALDPDRPDVALVNGSEVRLRPMEYQLLTLLAAKPRRCVSFDLLYDALWGARDAVEPQQIYWHRHNLSRKLEEALPGRHEPVVRTIPRRGLMLDLPRERVLAAS